GGTACGTACGTCGAAACGGTCCCATCGCGAACCAGACAGACGACCGAATCGTCTACTGCTGCGTAGATATTACCCGAAGATAGCTCTTCGACCCCCTCGGTCGTTCCATCAGGGGAGACCCGCCGGGGGCCCGACGTCGTGCTGACGAGTATCGTCTCCCCGCCTACCGGCGCGACCTGGACTGCTTCGAGCTCGGTCCGCCACTCCAGCTCACCCATCGCCGCATCGAGTCCGACGAGTTGGTCGCTCTGGAGCGCCACGACGAGCGTGTCACCACAGCAGCCGATGCTTCGAACGACTGCGGAGAGATCGGAGTCAAAGCTGATCTCGCCGTCGAGCGTAATGTGCGTAAGGAACGTCCACGTCGCGAGAACGAAGCCAGCGGGAGTCGCGACCAGTTCGTCATCCCGGTCACCGGGGCGGGTGCGCTCGACGTCGAACCGCTGCTGGCCGCTAGCGACATCGATCGCACGGAGGCGGTTCGGCCCGAGCACGCCACAGAGCCCCACCTCAGTAATTGCAGCGATGGCGTGTGCATCATCGACCGGCTGGCTCCAGATCCGTTCGCCATCCTGCGAGTAGGTCGTCAGCTGTCCCGGTGAAAGAACGATCACCCGCTCGGAGAAGGCGATATCGACGATCGGCTCACCATGGTCGATACCGGCCCGCCCGTCGCCAGTGACTATCTCAATGTGGCCATCGCTCCCGATCGCAATCGCCCCATTGCCGACACCGACCGCCTCGACTGTGGCACTCTCGAACGAAGCGCTCTGGCGATAGCGCTCACTCATCGGCGTCACCTCCAGCCAGCAGGTTTTCGAGCCCTGATGGCCCGTCCCCGAGCCGCATGTCCAACCGTTCGGCCTGCTCCTCGACGTACCGACGGAGCTCGGGGTAGCCTTCGAGATCGTCGATCTTTGTTCGAACGCTTGCGACATACTGGCGGATCGTCTTCGGCTCCGTCCGGTCGAGCCGTTCGAGGAAGTACTCCGTCGATGGCTCGATCGGCTCGCGGTCGGACAGGTGGACACTCTCGACGAACTCCCGCTGGAGATCGCTTCCGAGCACACGATCGGCGATCTCGGCCGGGGTGTACCCCTCCGAGGCTGCGCCGATCCGTCCGTACTCGATCCCGCCGGTCCCCTCCATCCCGGAGAGATGCTTCCGCCAGACCTCGGCCATCACTTCCTTGTCGGGCTGGGGGATGAACTGCTGGATCGGGAAGCGGCGGGTCGCCGCTGGATCGATGGTAAAGGGCATGTTTGTCGCCCCGATCACCAGCAGGTTGTCCTCGATCTCGTTCATCTCCTGAAGGAAGGCGTTCGTCAGCGAGCGCTCATGACGCTGCAAGGAGTCATCGCCACGATCCGGAATCAGCGTGTCGACCTCGTCGAAAAATAGTACGGCAAAGCCCTCCTGAGCGATCCCGTGTGCCTTCTCGAAGATGGCTTCGACGCGCTTCTCCGACTCGCCCGAGTACTTCGAGAGCACGTCGCTACCCTTGATTTCCAGGAACTTCACCTCGCCGTAGCTGTCCTCGATGTTCGAGTTGTACTTGGCCTCGTAGGCGATGGCCTCCGAGATGAGTGTCTTCCCGCAGCCGGGCGGACCGTACAGCAGCATGCTGTTGCCCCGTGACGCGAACTCGTCGCCGTAGCGGTCGACGACCTCGTCGCGGACATCCGGATCGAACAGGGCAAGCAGGTTCTCGGCAGTCCGCTTGACCCCCGGCAGCCCCGCAACATCCTCCTCGAAGCTAACCGTCGGCTTCTTGGGTTCGAGGTTCACCTGTATCTCCTCGTCGTCGCCCTCGGCGCCGTCACCGGGCCCGCCGGGGCCGCCGCGGCTCGCGGACGATCTGGTGGCCCGGAGCTCCCGGAGCTCGCCAGCGTCGATAAATTCGAGTTCAGTTTCGGGCGTCACCCGGAGCGTCGTGTAGCCCGACGGCTCCATGGCGGCGACCTCGAACGTCGCGAGACTATCGCCGTTTGGGACGACCTCTTCCATAGGATGGAGCAGATAGTCGTTCTCCCGGAGGAACGGACCCAGCTCGTCCGGCGCGACCTCGCTCGTGTGGATCTTCGCCAACTCGCACTCGATAACATCGTGTTTTCCGGCGTCGGGATCGACGAGGAAATCCTTCCCGCGGTCGATCCCGTCGAACACCGTCTTGACGTTCTGGTGCATCCGGACCTTGTTCCCGATGCCATCGACGATCGAATCGTCGACCGGGTCGACATAAAAGAATGCCTGCCGGTCGTTATGACGGATTTTGATCGTGTTCGTGTTCGGTCCAACCTTTTTTGCGCCGATCTTGATTCGTGAGGTGGGCTGGTCGCGTTTCAGTATTGGTGTCAGATTAAGCATTGTCGTCACTCCGTAGCTGTGTCGTGGCGGTTTCGATCGTCGACAGCAGTTCGTTCTGCTGCTGGTCGGTCCGGTTACGGACGTATCGTGCGTCGGCGTCAGCCCGGCGGACTATCCGGCGAAGTGTTTCAAGCATCGCGACGACGCTCTCGCAACCGGTTGCGAACGCCCCCTCAACCCCAGCGACGCCGATCCGTCGGCCGATCCGCTCGAAATCGTCGAGCACGTCTTCAAGCCGTGCAAGTAGCGCTTCGACGACTGGCCGCCAGTTCCGGGAATATGGCGGGCTCGACCCGAGCGGGACGATAACCCATGAGTCGACGGTCTCAAAACGGTTACCGGTCATCACACGGTTGGCGGTCTCCGCGTCGAACCGCTCGATCGTCGCGCCGCCGCGCTCGTAGCTCGTCTCCAGTACGCGGGCTACGAGATCATCCTCACGCGAGACGGTGTCCGTCCCGCCGTCTGGACGATACTCGCCGGTGCCGTGACCGTCGACCCGCGGCGGAAACGGTGCTCCTGCACGCAACAGTTCGGCGATATCGAGGAGCGTATCCATTGCGATATCGATCCGTCGGGCGGGCTCTTCTCCCGAGTATGTCCGCATCGCAAGGAGCCCCTCGCCCTGATCCTCGATCCGGCGGACCCCGTGGAGCAACGAGTCTGCGCGCATCCTACGACATCTCGAGCCCGCTCGTCTCGGCTTCCTGCGTCTCTTCACCAGCGGTCTGCTGTGCGGTCTCGCCGACGCTCTCGATATCGCCTAGCACGTCGTCGACCATCGAGGCGACCTCGTGGTCCCCGGTATCCTCGATCGTCTCCTCGATACCGCCCACACCCGCGAGCTGGGTTGTGAGTTCACCCATGTTGTCGACGATGTTCATCGCCTCGTCAGGGAACGTCTGCTTCTTTAGCGCCTGTGTACGGACCTGTTCGCGTTTGTTCCCCAGTGTTGTCTTCGCGGATTTCAGCATCTCAATGTTGTCCGCGAGCCGGTCGGCTCCGCTTTCGACCTTCTCGGCGAGGTTCTCCTGGTCGGCCTGTTTCATCTTCTTGTGATAGACCAGCTTCCGCTTGAGCTGCTGGAACCGCTCGCGCTCCTCTTCGGAAAGTGTCGATGGGTCCTGCGGGACGCCCGCTCCGTCGCCGAGACTCTTCAGCTCCTGGGCGGTCTCTTCCAGATGTTCGTCTATCTGCCCCGACTGCTGGTCAAGCCCGTTCATACGGTCTTCGAGCTTCTCCTTTGCGCTGTCGACCCGCTCGATCGTCTCTGATATCTTCTCGACACAGGCGTCGATCGCCGCCGCCCAGTTGAGGATCATGCGACCGTTGATCTCGTCAGGGTTCTCGCTCGGGTTGCGGAGCATCACCACCTGTCCCCCCTGTAGCTCCAGAATATCTTCCGACGCGAAAAACTCGATCAGTGCCTCGGCCTGCTGTTCGCTGGTGACGATATCACCCTTCTCATCGCTGGCCTCGGACAGCGTCTCGATCGCCTCTCGGCGGTCGATCCGACCGTTCCCTTCTTTGAGCTCCATCGAACCGAGTAGATCGGTCTTGATGATCGCCCGGATCGCTCGCTCCCATTCGCCCTCGACGTCGTCTCCTTCGATCCAGCGGGCCTCGAGGCGAACCGGGTCGTCGGTCTGGTTGACCGGGTTCGCTATCACGTACTCCTGTCCGTCACTTTCGATTCGTTCGAATTCGTATTTCTGGGGCATCGTTGATTAGTCCTGTAGTCGCGTTATTCGGCCATCCCGCCGAACTCCTCTTCGTTGACGAGGCTCCGGTAGCGCTCGCGCACCGCGTCCCTGACGTGTTCGTTGACAGCAGTCGTGCTGCTTACCTGTAGTTCCTCGAAGTGATCCTCGGCCAGTTCGATCCACTCGGGTAGTGTCCCCGGAAGCTGGTCCGTCTCGGCCTTGACCTCCGATCGGATCCGCCGGGCATGGTCCTCAGCAACGGCCCTGAACGGTTCGACAACTTCGACCATCTCTCGGCCGTGCTCGAGTCCAAGTCGGTCGGTCAGCGTGTCTCTGGCCCCCTCGAGGATCTCGGGGCGGACGGTCCGGGCCTTCGACAGCACGTCGAACCGGGTGTCGATCTCGTTTTCGACAACCTGCTCGAACTCGCCGCTCCGAAGCACGTAGCTCGACCCCTCGAACTCGTTTTCGACCGCCTCTTCGATCTCCGTGGCCAGAAACTGGGCATACTCGTCGATCGCCTCTTCGACGAGATACTCTCCATCGAGGTCGACAATATACCCCTCGCGGTCGAGATACCGAATTACGTCGGACGTCGCTGCGACATCGATAACGCTTTCGAGGTCGCCGTGAGCGATCTTTCCATCCGAGGCTTCTGACTGCAGTCTGGAGTCCAGACCCACGTCATCGGCATGCTCCTTGAGTTGCGGGCCGATCGTGTAGTAGTCCCGCTTTCCCGCAGTGATCCGACGGACGTAGTCGCGTTCGGCGAGCTCGTCGACGAAAAAATCCAGATCGTCGATGGCAAGAGAAAACCGGGACCGGAGCGTCTCACCGGTGACGACCAGACGCTGGCCGAACAGGTTCGTTAGCTCCCGCGTAATGTTCATGTTCCCTTTCACTCCGAACGGATCAACGTAGAACACGCCGTCACGGAGCTGGTCCAGATCGACGAACTCGTCGGCCGTCATCCCAGTAAGCGCTTCCCGTAGTTCACTTGCGGTCAGGGATCGGGCGTTGAGTAGCCCGACATCAGCGCTCTCATAGCCCGACTTGAGCTCTTTTTTCTGATCCGCAACGTAGACGAACCCATAGTTATCCTGGGCAATGTCCCTACAGACGTCCTCAAGGACATCCGTATCGACCGGCAGGAGTGTCATTGTAAAGGAAATTATATGCTTGGATAGTAAAACTTATGTTCGGCACATTGTCCACCAGGGGTCAACAATCCCGGATCAAGTCGGTCGAGAACCGAAGGTATTCGCGAGTACTCGACTGGTAACAGTGTCTCAGGTGTCCTCGTCCATCACTGAAATATCGCTAATGAGCGACTGGGAGATCCGGAGGTCCTCGACCTCGGTCCCCGTGTCGAGGATCGTCTCGTCGACGTTACAGTTCTCGACCGTGGCGTCCGGGAAGACGAGCGTCCGTTCGAGCGTCGAATCACGAACGGTCGCCCCGGCCATCACGTGAACTGTCTCGCCGATCTCGCAGTTCTCGACCGTGGCATCGGGGTCGACCATCGATCCCCCGTCGAGTTTCCACTCGACAGTGTCAAGATAGGAGTCGGCCGAGCCGATATCGAACCAGACATCGTCGAACGTAAAGGCGTGAACCGGCTCGTTTGACTGGAGCCAGTCGATGTACCAGCCGGGCTCGTCGGGGTTGTTGTCGCCGGCGAGATACTCCGCAAACCGTACCGAATCGGCTGGGAATGCGTAACAGGCGATCGATACCAGCGTGCTGTTAGGTTCGTCGGGTTTTTCCTGGAAATCGATGACCCGAGAACCGTCCAGTTCGACCAGCCCGTAGGATTTGGCCTTTTCGCGGGACCCGACATCGTAGGCCGCGAGTGTGGGCGTACCGTTCGCCTCGAACTCGTCGAGGAACTCGCCCAGATCGAAGCCGATCAGGTTGTCGCCCGCGATGACAAAGAGGTCGTCGTCGACATCTTCACGATCGACAAGTTGGGACAGCGCGCCGACGACGCCGAACTTCTCGTCTTCATCCGCCGTGTCCTCAACGGAGAGCTGTGTTTTGTCGTACCCCCGGTCGGCAAGGTGCTCTCTAAACGTCTCTGCGAACGCTTCGTTCGTACTCAGGTAGACAGTATCAATCCGGTCGTCGTCTTCTAGCTGCTGGAGTATCCGATCAATAACTGTTGTTTCTCCCACTGGAAGTAGCATCTTCGGCCGGCGACGAGTAATGGGCCACATCCGCGTGGCGAACCCCCCAGCCAGTACAATAGCGTCCATATGTGAAATCTCAGTTCAACGGATAAAAAGCTAGTGGCGATGCGGGGCGGCTCCCTGAGCCAGGAGCTTCTCGCCCACAGATTGCTACACTCCGGGGGATCTCACCATTCAGAGACAGCTGTCTGTTGATTGCCTGATTGTCCGCCTTGCTGTGAGCGTATACACCGTCCCGAGCATATGAGTCTCAAGGAGTTCGTACCCACCAAAGACGTCGTCAACCGCCGCCCGGACATCACCGTCGACGTTCCAGTTCGCGTACCAGCGAAGGAACCGGCCCAACAAAGGGTTGCCCAGCCGGAGTGGCCCCGACTGAAACCCCTGCAGATCGAGAATACCAAGCGGTGCGTCCCGAGTTAGCGCGTCGTGCACGTTTCGGACCGTTCGCTCGACATCGGGCATTACACTCATCGAGAGCGTCGCGAGCGCGGCGTCGTACCCAGTGCCCAGATCAGCGGTCGTTGCATCGGCACGCATGATGTCGACGTTCTCCCACCTATTCTCATCGACTCGCGCGTTCGCCTTCGCAATCATCTCCGGGCTGTAGTCGATCGCCACGAGTTGGCCCTCGTCACCGATCTCGTCCAGCACTGGCGCGAAATTGACACCGGGTCCACAGCCGATTTCGAGTACTCGATCGCCCGGTTCGAGGCCGAGCTTCTCGATCAGATCCTCGCGTATCGGTTCGAAGTCCTGTTCGCTCATCGAGTACCAGTCGCTCCAGCGATCCCAGACGGTTGCACTGCGCTCCAGGTGTTCTCGGTACTCCCCTTCGGCGTCCGGTTGACGTTCGATGTCAGTCATCGTCCGATACGTCTGCCATCAGATGAGAGTAGCATGAATCTTCCTGTAGTTAAGTCTGGAGAGAGTTACGAGACACCGACAGTTTGTATCTCTCCTGGGCGACCTAAGCGCGCAACAGAAGTGAGTTCACTCCGGCTGCGCGGTCTGAAACGCCGATTCGACATTTTCCCTCCATTGTCGAGCGGTATTGAGTTCCGCTTCGATCGCCGAGAGGTTTTGCTCGATCATCTCGTTCGTCTCGTCGAGCCGACGCTCGATCGTTGCGAGCTCCCCCTCATGCCGACCGCTGTCGTTTCTGAGAGTCTCGATATCGGCCTCAAGCTGATCGAGACGGTCACGCTGTGCCGCCATGTCGTTTCGGAGCCTCGCAAGCTCCGCGTGGAGTTCGTCGACTTCTTCGAGCAGATCGGTGTCAGTGTCGAACAGGTCTTCCATCGCCTGCAGGTAGGCTTCGAGGTCGAGAAATCGCGATTTGAGGTAGTTCAGCTGTACCTCCACCTGTCTGTTGTCGCGGATTCCCAGCGCGTTGCGTAGTTTGGCTCGCTTGGAATCGGTGACGTCCTCGTCCTCAAGCGCGGTGATGAGTGTGTCGACGTTGATCGGTACTCCCTGCCCCTCAACCCCATCGGAATCCTCTTCGCCTTCGGTAGGTTCGATTCGCTGCTTGCCGTCCCGCTGTTGCTCCGGTCCCCCATTAGTACTTTTTGACTGACTGTCATTCGTACTGTCGGCATCCTCCCCCAGAAGGTCGTCGAGACTCACGCTGTCCTCTGTCATCTCCAGTTCCCCGTGAGAATCCAGGAACTCCAGATACTCCGGATCCTGAACGAGACCCGCCGGACTGAGTTCGTCAACTTCGTTCTGCAGCTCCCCAAACACCTGGGTCTCGGACGCTGCCGGTCCACTGCCAGTGGCTGTTTCCCCTCGAGTGAATTCGTCCATGTCGTCCCCGCCCCGTCTGTCTTGCCCCCGATTGTTCTCTCCCATTTGTTTACCCCGAATTTCGGTTGTTACCGAATCTAATTAGTTAATACAGCTACATGTTAAAAAGTAGTTGGTTAGTTACCATATATTGCAGAATTCAGTTACTTCCTACCGGATAGTAGGAGGATCATAAGGGTTGATAGTATGGAATGGGGGGATGTGGCAACGCAACACCGAACATCGCGAGGCCATGTTGAAGCGGGATATATCCGAGGAGAACGAACCCGATACCGAGGACACGGTGGAGTCGAGCGCGCATTTCGCTCCCCATCGACTGAAAGACGGTACCAGTGAGAAAGACCGCAGGGATCGTTCCGAGACCGAGCACGCCGAGGACAGCCATACCACCGATCGCGTCCCCCTGGACGAACGCGTACAGGAACGCCGGGTACAGCAGCGGACACGGGAGCAGTCCGTGTGCTGCACCAAGACCAGCAATGCGCCAGTTGCCGACCCACCGGTCGACGCGTGGGACGAGCCGTGCATTGATCGCAGCGGACAGTCGAGCAGTTCCGGGGACAGCAATATCGTGTGCGTGACTCCCCGCGACGTACCGGAGCCCGACTGCGACGATGAGCGCTCCGACTACGAGTCCAGTGACCGCGTGGATGTCGCTCACAATTGCTGTCACCCGCCGCCCACTGACGAAGACGAGATTCCCGGCCAGTCCGAACAGCCCGCCGAGCACCGCATAACTCATAGTTCGCCCGAGATTGAACAGACCATGCTGTTTGACGTGGACGAATGTGAGACTATCGGCACGACGTCCGTTCTCTCGCATCCGGTCGGCGTACATCGTGACCAGCGGTCCACACATACCGATACAGTGTGCACCACCGAGCAAACCGACGAGGGCGAAAACGGCGAGACCGATCGGCTCGCCGGCGTACAGATCACCCGACGGTGCACAGGAGGCAATCATCGTCTATCAGTCGTGTATCGCTGGATCGTAGTTCGCGACGATGTCGTCGATATCGTCGGTTACTTTCTCGGGATCGATGTTTTCGCCACGGTAGGCGCGTTCGACCACTCCACCGGGGTTGACGAGCAGCGTCACGACGATATGCAGGAAGTCGTAGTGCTCGACCCGGTCGCTTTCGGCCGTCCGCTCGAAATCGATCCCCAGCCGATCCCTGACCACTGTTCGGGCTCTGTCCGGCGTTTCGGGGCGGAGGAACTTCCAGTTCCCGAGCGACAGGTCCGCTCCCATCATCTCCGAAGATTCCCTGAGCGCCGTCTCGTCGTCGCGTTCGGGATCGAACGTGATCGGCAGGAACAACACGTCGTCCGTCCGATCCAGGTCGTCGACGAGTGACTGTACCCCGGCAAACCGGTTGAGAAGGACGCCACACTCGTCCGGACAGAACGTAAACACGCCGGTGAGCAGGGCTGTTCGGTCCATTGCAGCCGAGTCGAACACAGTGTCGCTCAGTCCGTCTGGAAGCTCGAATTCCGGGAGCGCCTCCCCATAGGCCGGGTAGGGGAGGTCCTCGCTGTCGGCCAGCTGATCGGCCGGTTCGTCGAGGACGACCCCGTCGAGCTCGTCGTCGAACACGTCGGTGAGACAGCCAGCAGTGCCGAGCAGGCCCGTGCTGGCGACTGCAGAGAGATACGATCGTCGGTCCATATCGATCGGTAGGACTCCCTCTGAATAACCGAATTGGTGCGATTGCCGAAAGCGTTCGCCGTAACCGATACGGAGTCAGACCGTTCTACCGGCCGATATCAGTGCGACGCTCCTCGATCGGCACCGGATCCGGCTGGTAAAAGAAGTTGGGCCGCTCGATTCGGTTGTCGTACTGGTTCTCGAAGACGTGTGTCGTCGCCGAGCTCATCGGTGGCAGCAACCAGTCGCGGTCCCCAGTGACATCACGGCCCGCTGTCTCCTCGTTTCGTTCGAACTGCTGGAACTGATCGGTCACTTTGTGGTGGTCGACGATCTGGACACCGGCCTCGTCGAAGGAGTGCAACACCGCCCGGTTCAGTACGAGGAGTGCCTCGTCCTTCCATAGGTTCCGGTCGCGATCCGTCTCAAGGCCGAGCCGTTCGGCAACGATCGGCAACATATCGTACCGGTCCTCGTCCGCGAGGTTCCGGGAACCGATCTCCGTGGAGACGTACCAGCCGCTAAAGGGCGCAGCGGTGTACTGGATCCCGCCGATCTCCATGCGCATATTCGAGACGACGGGAACGTCGTACCAGCGAAGGCCAAGCTCCTCGAACCAGTCGTACTCGGGGTGAGAAAGCGGGACTTCGCCGATCGCGGATTCGGGAACGTCGAACAGTTCGGGCTCCCGGTCGCGGATCTGGATGACGTGGGGCTGAATGTCGAACCGCGTCCCTTCTCCTTCCCACCCCCGTGATTGACAGTATTCGGTCAGCGCGACCTCGTCGGGATCGCCAACGACGCCATGGTCCGTTTGATACCCCGCGTACCGTAACAGTTCGTAGTTCCAGAGTCGCACCTGCTGCTCGCCGTCGATCACCGGCTTGAACACGGTGAGCAGCGGGACGATATCCCCTCCGTTGCGCGCCCGTTCGAGATGCTCACAGCACGCCTCGTGTACCTCGCGTGCTGTCTCACAGTTCCTCCGGTCAAGGACGTTCAGCCGCTGCCAGAACAGCCGGCCGATACAGCGGTTACTGTTTCGCCAGGCGATCTTCGCGCCGTGTTTTAGCTCCTCGGTGGTGTGGTCATAGTGGCCACGGCGGGCGATCTCGTCTTCGATCTCGTCAAGTCGGTCTTCGATTTCGTCTTCCTTGCCAAGTTCTGCATAACACTGCTCGACAAAATCGTGAGCCTGCTCGTACAGTTCGACCCGATCGTACTCGGGTAGTGGCTCGTGCATACCGGGGGTTAGGAGTAGCCGGGCTTACAACTGACGACATGCGTGCTCGCATCGTCGGCCTGGCATCAACCCCGCACCGACGTGTTTTTGTCTGTACTCGCCAACACGGTGTCGTGAGCCCTTCACGAGACCTTTCCCGGCGACTACGAGCCATCACCGAATTGAGGAAGCTGTACCTGTTCGTCGGTGGGATCACCGCCTTTCTCTCGTGGGTCGTGATGCCACCACTCGGCCTGATTGCGGGCTTCTGTGGAATGGAGCTATACCGAAAGCAGGGGCTGCCGCTCTCGGGAATCGTGATCGGCGGAATCGGGATTGCCGCCGTCCTGACATGGTTCGTGATCCTCGCAGTGTACTAGGGCGTGATCACTGCCCGCCCCTCGATCTCGTTGTGTTCCAGCATCTCCGCGACGCTATTTACCTCGTCGAGACCGAACTGTGTGGTGTGTAAATCGACGTCGCCGCGTTCGACGAGTGCGACGAGTTCCTGGAGTTCGGTGTACTTGCCGACGATGTTGCCCTGGTAGGCGAACTCGCCGTTGACCAGCGCCTGCGCCGGTTCGTGAATATGGCCACCGTAGCCGATAATGTGGTGGTCACCACCGGCGGCACAGATGTCGGGGGCAAGCGCGGTCGTCGAATCCGCACCAACGAAGTCGAGTACCTGCGCCGCGCCGTTCCCGTCGGTGAGCGCCTCGATTTCGCTCGGGATATCCTGTCCCTCGGGGTCGAGTGTATGATGTGCGCCGAGGTCGCTCGCGAGGTCGCGGGCTTCCTGCTTGATATCGACGGCGACGATCTCGGCCGCACTCATCGCGTCGATACACTGCAAGCCGATATGGCCGAGTCCGCCGACCCCGATGACAACGGCGGTATCGCCCGGTACGAGATCACCGACTGCCTTCTTGGCGGCGTGGTACGCCGTGATCCCCGCGTCGGCGTGAGGGGCGATCTCGGCCGGATCGACGCCGTCGGGAAGCGGGATGACCGCCCGTTCGTTCGTGAGCAGCGTCTCGGCGAAGCCGCCGTCTGTTGTCAGTCCCGAGAACTGATCGTTCTCGCAGTACATCGTCTCGCCCATCCGGCAGGGTCGACAGGTCCCACAGGTACGGACTGGATGGCAGATTACCTGATCACCCTCGGAGACGAGCGTCACCTCGTCGCCCACCGCCGCAACTGTCCCGGCGTTCTCGTGGCCGAGCGTCATCGGTAGCGGCTGGGGGACGTACTCCTCCCACATGCCCTCGATGATGTGGTTGTCCGTCTGACACCAGCCCGCACCCTCGACATCAAGGAGGACGTGATCGCTGGCAGTGATCTGTGGCTGATCGACCTCGTCGAGCGAGAGCCCGTTCGCCATGTCGTGTGTGTACTCGTGAAGTCTGGCTGCCTGCATAGCTACACATTCTTCACGAACAATCATAAACGTACGCGCCGCGACAGGGCGATCCCTACTCGTGGCCGGAGATCGGCACTGGCTCGTAGGGCTCTTCGAGATAGTCGAGTTCGCTATCGGCGAGGTCGATCTCGGTCGCCTCGACGGCGGCTTCAAGATGCTCAATCGAGGAAGTGCCAAGGATCGGCGTCGTCACCCACTCCTTGTGCAGCAGCCACGCCATGGCGATCTGGGCCATCGACCGGTCCTTCTCGGCGGCCAGTTCCTGAACGCGCTCGTTGATCTCGCGACCACCGCCGTCCGCGTACGGACGTCCCAGCGAAGCCTCGTGCTCGCCTCGGGTCGTCTCGTCGAACTCCTCGTGGGGGCGCGTGAGAAAGCCCGCACCGAGAGGGCTCCACGGCATCACGCCGATGCCTTCCTTCTGACAGAGGGGAAGCATCTCGCGTTCCTCCTCGCGATAGGCGAGGTTGTAGAGGTTCTGCATCGTGGCAAAGCGTTCCAGCCCGAGCCGGTCGCTCGTGTGCAATGCCTCGGCGAACTGGTGGGCCCACATCGAGGACGCGCCGATGTGGCGTACCTGTCCGCGTCGAACGGTGTCATCGAGCGCCCTGAGCGTTTGCTCGATGGGCGTATCGTAGTCCCAGCGATGGATCTGGTACAGATCGACGGTGTCCATCCCCAGCCGATCCAGCGAGTTCTGGAGCTCCTGTTCGATGGCCTTCCGCGAGAGCCCCTCGGAGTTCGGGTCGCCCTCTCGCATCTGGAAGCGGACCTTCGTCGCGACGACCATCTCGTCGCGGTTGTACTCGGCCAGCACGTCACCGAGGATCTCCTCGCTCGTCCCCGTACTGTAGATGTTGGCCGTATCGAAGAAGTTGATACCCAGTTCGATCGCGCGCTCGATCAGCGCCTCGCTCTCCTCCCGATCCAGCATCCACTCGTCGTCATCCCCAAAACTCATACAGCCCAGACAGAGTTCGCTCACGTCGATGCCGGTGCTGCCGAGTGTGGTATACTCCATATGCCAGCAGGC
Above is a genomic segment from Natranaeroarchaeum aerophilus containing:
- a CDS encoding aldo/keto reductase; translated protein: MEYTTLGSTGIDVSELCLGCMSFGDDDEWMLDREESEALIERAIELGINFFDTANIYSTGTSEEILGDVLAEYNRDEMVVATKVRFQMREGDPNSEGLSRKAIEQELQNSLDRLGMDTVDLYQIHRWDYDTPIEQTLRALDDTVRRGQVRHIGASSMWAHQFAEALHTSDRLGLERFATMQNLYNLAYREEEREMLPLCQKEGIGVMPWSPLGAGFLTRPHEEFDETTRGEHEASLGRPYADGGGREINERVQELAAEKDRSMAQIAMAWLLHKEWVTTPILGTSSIEHLEAAVEATEIDLADSELDYLEEPYEPVPISGHE